The following coding sequences are from one Chloroflexota bacterium window:
- a CDS encoding shikimate dehydrogenase yields MPIDAKTKVTGLIGYPVEHSLSPFIHNRAFAHLRLNYCYVVFPVPPVQLEAAIKGMHALGLVGVNVTIPHKEAVKPYLDELSPEATAIGAVNTIVVRDGRMIGYNTDALGCQRALAETGFDPQGKEVIVLGAGGAARAVVYALAQANSRITIFNRTIQRGEELARQFRSLFPAARLESCSLNERLLAERMATAALLINTTPLGMWPQTEASPLPWTGLLGPHLLVFDLVYNPRETLLLRQARQAGARTIGGLAMLIHQAASAFHLWTGVEPPLEVMYSACEED; encoded by the coding sequence ATGCCTATCGACGCTAAGACAAAGGTTACGGGGCTTATCGGGTATCCGGTGGAGCACAGCCTGTCGCCCTTTATCCATAACCGGGCTTTCGCCCACCTGAGACTTAACTACTGTTATGTGGTCTTCCCCGTCCCTCCAGTCCAACTGGAAGCAGCAATCAAGGGCATGCATGCCCTGGGCCTGGTCGGGGTCAATGTAACCATCCCTCATAAGGAGGCGGTCAAGCCGTACTTAGACGAATTATCGCCGGAAGCGACAGCCATCGGAGCGGTAAATACCATCGTCGTTCGTGATGGCCGAATGATTGGCTACAACACCGATGCCTTGGGTTGTCAACGGGCCCTGGCCGAGACCGGCTTCGATCCACAGGGTAAAGAGGTCATCGTCCTTGGTGCTGGCGGAGCTGCCCGGGCGGTTGTATACGCCCTCGCTCAGGCAAACAGTCGCATTACTATCTTCAACCGTACCATTCAGCGAGGCGAGGAGCTGGCGAGGCAATTTCGTTCCCTCTTCCCCGCAGCTAGATTGGAATCTTGCTCCCTGAACGAGCGCTTGTTGGCCGAGAGGATGGCGACCGCTGCCCTGCTGATTAACACTACCCCGCTAGGGATGTGGCCCCAGACAGAAGCTTCGCCCCTGCCATGGACTGGTCTGCTCGGCCCTCATCTCCTGGTCTTCGATCTGGTCTACAATCCGCGGGAAACTTTGCTCCTGCGTCAGGCTCGCCAGGCCGGGGCCAGAACCATCGGCGGATTAGCGATGCTGATCCATCAGGCCGCAAGCGCCTTCCACCTCTGGACCGGAGTGGAGCCACCCCTAGAGGTCATGTACAGCGCTTGTGAGGAGGACTGA
- the aroC gene encoding chorismate synthase: protein MRFLTAGESHGPCLIGIVEGMPAGLPLTEERIAVELSRRQKGYGRGGRMQIEQDRAEILSGVTKGETTGAPIALRIENKDWPNWKNKDLPPLTVPRPGHADLAGKLKYSHHDLRSVSERASARETAMRVAIGAIAKALLQEFDITIFSHVLAIGDIRANIADLPYTELAALAESSALRCADPEATVQMKKHIDKTKNKGDSLGGIFEVIALGVPPGLGSYVHWDRRLDGLLAQAVMSIPAIKGVEIGEGFAVARLWGTEAHDELFYTGGRLTRRTNRAGGIEGGVSNGEPIVVRAAMKPIPTTVTPLHSVDLATGIETQTQYLRSDVCAVPAAGIVAEAMAAWILASAFLEKLGGDSLEEIRVNFAHFQQRLAEESTRP from the coding sequence CTGCGCTTTTTAACGGCCGGAGAATCGCACGGACCGTGCCTGATCGGCATCGTCGAAGGGATGCCAGCCGGACTTCCCCTCACCGAGGAGCGCATAGCCGTTGAGTTGAGTCGACGGCAGAAAGGATACGGGCGTGGGGGGCGTATGCAGATCGAACAAGACCGTGCGGAGATTTTAAGCGGCGTGACAAAGGGAGAGACCACGGGCGCTCCCATCGCCCTCCGTATTGAAAATAAAGACTGGCCTAACTGGAAGAATAAAGACCTTCCCCCACTGACGGTGCCGCGTCCCGGACATGCCGACCTGGCCGGCAAACTCAAGTACAGTCACCACGACCTTCGTTCGGTCTCGGAACGGGCCAGTGCACGAGAGACAGCGATGCGCGTCGCCATCGGGGCCATAGCTAAGGCTTTGCTCCAGGAGTTTGATATAACCATTTTCAGCCATGTGCTTGCGATCGGAGATATCCGAGCTAACATAGCCGACCTCCCTTACACTGAACTCGCAGCGCTGGCGGAGAGCTCTGCCTTACGTTGCGCCGATCCAGAAGCCACAGTCCAGATGAAAAAGCACATCGATAAGACAAAAAATAAGGGCGATTCACTGGGAGGCATCTTTGAGGTGATAGCCCTTGGCGTACCTCCGGGACTGGGCAGCTATGTCCATTGGGATCGTCGCCTGGACGGTCTATTAGCCCAGGCCGTTATGAGCATCCCCGCCATCAAGGGGGTGGAGATAGGTGAGGGGTTCGCCGTCGCTCGTTTATGGGGCACTGAGGCTCACGATGAGCTCTTTTATACCGGCGGACGTCTCACCAGGCGCACCAACCGGGCCGGCGGAATAGAGGGCGGCGTCAGCAACGGTGAACCCATCGTTGTCAGAGCAGCCATGAAACCGATCCCCACGACGGTGACGCCGCTGCACTCTGTCGACCTGGCCACAGGGATAGAGACCCAAACACAGTATCTCCGCTCCGATGTCTGCGCCGTGCCCGCAGCTGGCATCGTAGCCGAAGCGATGGCGGCCTGGATCCTGGCCAGCGCTTTCCTGGAGAAATTGGGGGGAGACAGCCTGGAGGAGATAAGGGTGAACTTCGCTCACTTCCAACAACGGCTCGCAGAGGAGAGCACCAGGCCCTAG
- a CDS encoding type I restriction-modification system subunit M: MPNESATIVQRLWNYCNVLRDDGVSYGDYVEQLTYLLFLKMADEQSRPPFSKPSTIRPELGWQSLLQKDGDALEVHYRHILESLGKEKGLLGVIFRKSQNKIQDPAKLRRLIELINAETWVGLDIDVKGAIYEGLLQKNAEDIKSGAGQYFTPRPLIKAMVEVIRPQPGMTIYDPACGTGGFLLAAHDYISKTYPLDRDQKESLKLQALSGKDIVDGVARLCVMNLYLHGIGGEESPIEVGDALISDPGKRFDMVLTNPPFGRKSSITIVNGEGKADRESLIYEREDFWATTSNKQLNFLQHVKTLLKINGRAGIVVPDNVLFEGGAGETVRRRLLAECDVHTLLRLPTGVFYAQGVKANVLFFDRKLASERPWTDKLWIYDLRTNKHFTLKTSTLRYEDLTDFVQCYNPGNRFDRQETERFRAFSYNELMQRDKVSLDLFWLRDESLDDSSTLPAPDVLAGEIAENLEAALEQFAAIHQDLMVGEGETR, translated from the coding sequence ATGCCCAATGAATCAGCCACCATCGTCCAGAGGCTATGGAATTACTGTAATGTCCTGCGCGATGACGGCGTCAGCTATGGCGACTACGTTGAGCAATTGACCTATCTCCTCTTCTTGAAAATGGCTGATGAACAGTCGAGGCCACCGTTCAGCAAGCCATCCACCATTCGGCCGGAGCTGGGCTGGCAGAGCCTTCTACAGAAGGATGGGGATGCCCTGGAAGTTCATTACCGCCATATTCTGGAGAGCCTGGGCAAGGAGAAGGGGCTGCTCGGCGTCATCTTCAGAAAATCGCAGAACAAGATTCAGGACCCGGCCAAACTAAGGCGCCTCATTGAGCTTATCAACGCTGAGACCTGGGTGGGCCTGGACATCGATGTCAAAGGGGCTATTTATGAGGGGCTTTTGCAGAAAAACGCCGAGGACATAAAGAGTGGCGCCGGGCAATACTTCACGCCGAGACCCCTTATTAAGGCTATGGTGGAGGTTATCAGGCCCCAGCCGGGCATGACCATCTATGACCCTGCCTGCGGCACCGGGGGCTTTCTGCTGGCAGCTCACGACTACATATCGAAGACCTACCCGCTGGATAGGGACCAGAAGGAGTCTCTCAAACTCCAGGCCCTCAGCGGTAAGGATATTGTTGACGGCGTCGCCAGGCTGTGCGTCATGAATCTGTATCTCCACGGTATCGGGGGCGAAGAAAGTCCCATCGAGGTTGGCGATGCTCTCATCTCCGACCCCGGTAAACGCTTCGATATGGTGCTTACCAATCCCCCCTTCGGCAGGAAAAGCAGCATCACTATTGTCAACGGCGAAGGCAAAGCCGACCGTGAGTCATTGATTTACGAGCGGGAGGACTTCTGGGCCACCACTTCCAACAAACAACTGAACTTCCTCCAGCATGTGAAGACGCTTTTGAAGATAAATGGCAGGGCTGGCATCGTCGTGCCTGATAATGTCCTCTTCGAGGGTGGCGCCGGCGAGACGGTGAGGAGAAGGTTACTCGCCGAGTGCGACGTCCATACCCTCTTGAGGCTACCGACGGGGGTATTTTACGCTCAGGGAGTGAAAGCAAACGTTCTCTTCTTTGACCGGAAACTAGCCAGCGAGAGACCGTGGACAGATAAGCTCTGGATATATGATTTAAGAACTAACAAGCACTTCACGCTTAAGACCAGCACGCTACGCTATGAGGACCTCACCGACTTCGTCCAGTGCTATAACCCGGGTAACCGCTTCGACCGGCAAGAAACGGAGCGGTTCAGGGCCTTCAGCTATAACGAACTCATGCAAAGGGACAAGGTCAGCCTGGATCTATTCTGGCTAAGAGACGAAAGCCTTGATGATTCAAGCACCCTTCCCGCTCCTGACGTTCTTGCTGGGGAGATTGCCGAAAACCTTGAGGCCGCCCTGGAGCAATTCGCCGCAATTCATCAGGATTTAATGGTGGGGGAGGGAGAGACAAGGTGA
- a CDS encoding transposase, producing MPNESATIVQRYEPEKYRRRSIRLNNYDYSQAGVYFVTICTYNRECLFGEIANSQMELSPIGAIAYQCWCEIPKHFNPVQLDEFIVMPNHIHGIIVITENRRGEVTSPSGMDGVTNEGTGTVPLRKPMGGTGTVPLRKPTLGQIVAYYKYQTTKMINRLGNTPGNPVWQRNYYEHVVRNEDDLGKIREYIVNNPLKWEWDEENPENIKQRGLLQHAQ from the coding sequence ATGCCCAATGAATCAGCCACCATCGTCCAGAGATACGAGCCAGAAAAATACCGTCGGAGGTCTATCCGATTAAATAATTACGATTATTCACAAGCAGGGGTGTATTTCGTAACCATTTGCACATATAACAGGGAATGTTTGTTCGGTGAAATTGCAAACTCACAAATGGAACTATCGCCCATCGGTGCAATCGCATACCAATGTTGGTGTGAAATCCCCAAACATTTTAATCCCGTCCAATTGGACGAATTTATTGTGATGCCCAATCATATTCATGGGATAATTGTGATCACCGAAAACCGTAGGGGCGAGGTCACCTCGCCCTCTGGTATGGATGGGGTTACTAATGAGGGCACGGGAACCGTGCCCCTACGGAAACCGATGGGAGGCACGGGAACCGTGCCCCTACGGAAACCAACGTTGGGGCAAATTGTGGCGTATTACAAATACCAAACCACCAAGATGATTAATCGCCTCGGCAATACACCTGGAAATCCTGTCTGGCAACGCAATTACTACGAACATGTGGTCCGAAATGAGGATGACTTAGGCAAAATTAGAGAATACATTGTGAACAATCCTCTAAAATGGGAATGGGATGAAGAAAACCCTGAAAACATAAAACAAAGGGGGTTGCTACAGCATGCCCAATGA
- a CDS encoding restriction endonuclease subunit S, which translates to MAKIEELFTRLDAGLEALKKVKAQLKAYRQAVLRDAFAGRLTAEWREAHGGEMEPASVLLERIKEERRRQAGGKLKELPPVDTSDLPELPEGWAWTRLGESAEMVNPGFPSGKHNKERIGVPHLRPMNINIKGEIDLSDLKYVESEDHDCLLKGDVLFNNTNSPELLGKTAWIRQDTNWAYSNHMTRIRLNVNLLNPPWIACCLHSLFLNGFFRANCVHHVNQASIGSSFLAERVIIPLPPLPEQQRIVEEIERRFSVADQIEKTVERGLKQAERLRQSILKRAFEGKLVPQDPTDEPAERLLERIKAERASRELQARPARKARREATIMQRLSQKGSAKGRSPFVINSSPSPFQGEGDKGGEVLRQPLQRRLL; encoded by the coding sequence GTGGCGAAGATTGAGGAGCTTTTCACTCGGCTGGATGCCGGCCTGGAGGCGCTGAAGAAGGTCAAGGCGCAGCTGAAGGCTTACCGCCAGGCAGTCCTTAGAGACGCCTTTGCAGGGAGGCTCACCGCCGAGTGGCGGGAAGCCCACGGGGGCGAGATGGAGCCGGCCTCCGTGCTCCTGGAGCGCATCAAAGAGGAGCGCCGAAGGCAAGCGGGAGGCAAGCTGAAGGAGCTACCGCCAGTAGACACCTCAGATTTGCCTGAACTGCCGGAGGGCTGGGCGTGGACCAGGCTGGGGGAGAGTGCAGAAATGGTAAATCCTGGATTCCCCTCGGGTAAACATAATAAGGAGCGGATTGGAGTTCCTCATCTCAGGCCGATGAATATTAACATCAAAGGCGAGATTGACCTAAGTGATTTAAAATATGTGGAATCTGAAGACCACGACTGTCTTTTGAAAGGCGATGTCCTGTTCAACAATACCAATAGCCCAGAATTGTTGGGCAAGACAGCCTGGATTAGGCAAGATACTAACTGGGCCTATTCTAACCATATGACCAGAATCAGACTGAATGTGAACCTGCTAAATCCTCCCTGGATTGCTTGCTGTCTTCACAGCTTGTTTCTCAACGGCTTTTTCAGAGCGAATTGTGTCCACCACGTGAATCAGGCGAGCATAGGTTCATCATTTCTCGCAGAAAGAGTTATAATCCCCCTCCCCCCGCTCCCGGAGCAGCAGCGCATCGTTGAGGAAATCGAGCGACGCTTTTCTGTTGCTGACCAGATAGAAAAGACGGTGGAACGTGGCCTCAAGCAGGCCGAGAGGCTGCGCCAGAGCATCCTGAAGAGAGCCTTTGAGGGCAAGCTGGTGCCGCAGGATCCAACAGATGAGCCGGCAGAGAGGCTGCTGGAGCGGATAAAGGCGGAGAGGGCAAGCCGAGAGCTTCAGGCCAGGCCAGCAAGAAAGGCCCGTAGGGAGGCGACTATAATGCAGAGGCTTTCCCAAAAGGGTAGTGCGAAGGGGCGAAGCCCCTTCGTAATCAACTCTTCCCCCTCTCCTTTCCAAGGAGAGGGGGATAAAGGGGGTGAGGTTCTTAGGCAGCCCCTACAAAGGAGGTTGCTATAG
- a CDS encoding DEAD/DEAH box helicase family protein has translation MKPEEKARQRIDQLLMAAGWVVQDLHELNLGASLGVAVREFPLESGSADYLLFVNRRAVGVVEAKSEGTTLSGVAEQSEKYLAGFPANLPHVMKPLPFAYESTGMETFFWDLRDPDPRSRRVFTFHRPETLGEWSSQDDTLRARLRKMPPLIIDGLRDCQIQAIQNLEESFTDARPRALIQMASGGGKTYAAVSFIYRLIKFADARRVLFLVDRSNLGRQTRKEFQQYVTPDDGRKFTELYNVQHLTSNTLDPVSRVCITTIQRLYSMLKGEPEFEAELEEQSLFALAPEEEKSKEVGYNPQIPIETFDFIVTDECHRSIYHLWRQVLEYFDAFIIGLTATPSKQTLGFFDQNLVMEYSHERAVADGVNVGYEVYRIQTQITEEGSKVEAGYYVDRRDKLTRETRWELLNDDIEYTASQLDRDVVAPDQIRTVIRTLKDKLFTEIFPGRREAPKTLIFAKDDSHAEDIVHIVREEFGKGNEFCKKITYKTTGEKAEDLIASFRNSYNPRIAVTVDMISTGTDIRPLECLLFMRDVKSRVYFEQMKGRGTRTISPTDFNAVTPDADCKTRFVIVDAIGVCENDKTDSRPLERQPSVPFDKLIMSVAMGDRDEDTLSSLAGRLASLDRQITDANRKEIEQAAEGKSLKDIVNSLLDALDPDKKIDKARELFQTEAPTVEQVKEASQELAKIACAPFDQPKFRNVIMDIKKRSEQIIDTVSKDEVILAGFDERAKERAQTIIDTFKRFVEENKDELTALQLIYGKPYGQRRLTYQEIKSLAEAIKKPPYHLTPELVWQAYEQLDRAKVKGAGPQKLLTNIISLLRFAVGEADVLEPFPEVVNRRFGSWLAQQEQLGRRFTPEQREWLEMIKQHIATSASISVEDFELVPFCEKGGAVRANRLFEQQLDKLLEELNEVLVA, from the coding sequence ATGAAACCGGAGGAGAAGGCCCGGCAGAGGATTGACCAGCTCTTAATGGCTGCGGGCTGGGTGGTTCAGGATTTGCACGAGTTGAACCTGGGAGCCTCCCTGGGTGTTGCCGTTCGCGAGTTTCCGCTCGAGTCTGGTAGCGCTGATTATCTCTTATTCGTAAACAGGCGAGCAGTTGGGGTAGTGGAGGCGAAGTCGGAGGGCACCACGCTGAGTGGCGTAGCCGAACAATCTGAGAAATACCTGGCCGGCTTTCCGGCAAATCTGCCCCATGTTATGAAACCTCTGCCTTTTGCCTACGAAAGCACAGGGATGGAAACCTTCTTTTGGGACTTGAGAGACCCAGACCCCCGCTCGCGCCGGGTCTTCACCTTCCACCGACCAGAGACCCTTGGCGAATGGAGCTCGCAAGACGATACCCTGAGAGCCAGACTCAGGAAAATGCCTCCCTTGATAATTGACGGGCTAAGAGACTGCCAAATCCAAGCCATACAGAACCTGGAAGAATCCTTCACCGACGCCAGACCCAGGGCGTTAATCCAGATGGCCTCTGGCGGCGGTAAGACCTACGCTGCTGTTAGTTTCATCTACCGCTTGATTAAGTTTGCCGATGCCCGCAGAGTGCTTTTCCTGGTGGACAGGAGCAACCTGGGGCGCCAGACAAGGAAGGAGTTTCAGCAGTATGTAACCCCGGATGACGGCCGGAAGTTCACCGAGCTTTACAACGTGCAGCATCTAACCTCTAACACCCTGGACCCCGTTAGTCGGGTATGCATCACCACCATTCAGAGGCTCTATTCCATGCTCAAGGGGGAACCGGAATTTGAGGCCGAACTCGAGGAGCAGTCGCTATTTGCCCTGGCACCTGAAGAAGAGAAGTCCAAAGAGGTGGGCTATAATCCCCAAATTCCGATAGAAACTTTCGACTTCATTGTTACAGACGAGTGTCACCGTTCCATTTATCATCTCTGGCGCCAGGTGCTGGAATACTTCGATGCTTTTATTATAGGACTGACGGCCACGCCTTCAAAGCAAACCCTCGGTTTCTTCGATCAGAACCTGGTCATGGAATACAGCCACGAGCGGGCGGTGGCCGATGGGGTCAATGTGGGCTATGAGGTATATCGCATCCAGACTCAAATCACCGAGGAGGGCAGCAAGGTCGAAGCTGGATATTACGTAGACAGGCGAGACAAGCTGACCAGAGAGACACGCTGGGAGCTGCTTAATGATGATATTGAGTACACCGCCAGCCAGCTGGACCGCGATGTGGTTGCCCCCGACCAGATAAGGACAGTGATAAGAACCCTCAAGGACAAGCTATTTACCGAGATATTCCCCGGCCGCAGGGAGGCACCGAAGACGCTAATCTTCGCCAAGGACGATTCCCATGCCGAGGACATCGTCCATATCGTCAGGGAGGAGTTCGGCAAGGGGAACGAGTTTTGCAAAAAGATAACCTACAAAACTACGGGCGAAAAAGCGGAGGATTTGATCGCCAGCTTCCGCAATTCTTACAATCCGCGCATAGCCGTTACCGTGGACATGATTTCCACCGGCACCGATATCAGGCCGCTGGAGTGCCTCCTCTTCATGAGGGACGTCAAATCAAGGGTGTATTTCGAGCAAATGAAGGGCCGGGGAACGAGAACCATCTCACCCACCGATTTTAATGCGGTTACCCCAGATGCCGATTGTAAGACGCGCTTTGTGATAGTGGACGCCATCGGCGTGTGCGAGAACGACAAGACCGATTCCAGGCCCCTGGAGCGCCAGCCCAGCGTGCCTTTCGATAAGCTGATAATGTCGGTTGCTATGGGCGACCGGGACGAAGATACCCTTAGCTCCCTGGCTGGCCGGCTGGCTAGCCTGGACAGGCAGATAACCGATGCGAACAGAAAGGAAATCGAGCAAGCGGCGGAGGGCAAGAGCCTCAAGGACATAGTCAACAGCTTGCTGGATGCCCTAGACCCCGATAAGAAGATAGACAAGGCCAGGGAGCTTTTCCAAACGGAAGCACCGACCGTGGAACAGGTCAAAGAGGCTTCCCAAGAGCTGGCCAAGATTGCCTGTGCCCCCTTCGACCAGCCGAAGTTCAGAAACGTGATAATGGACATCAAGAAGAGGAGCGAGCAAATCATAGATACGGTGAGCAAGGATGAGGTAATTCTTGCCGGGTTTGATGAACGGGCAAAGGAGAGGGCTCAAACCATCATCGATACCTTTAAGAGGTTCGTGGAGGAAAACAAGGACGAACTAACGGCGTTGCAACTGATTTACGGCAAGCCTTATGGCCAGCGCCGCCTGACCTACCAGGAAATCAAAAGCCTGGCCGAGGCGATAAAGAAGCCCCCCTATCATCTGACACCGGAGCTTGTCTGGCAGGCTTATGAGCAACTGGACAGGGCAAAGGTGAAGGGGGCCGGACCGCAAAAGCTCCTGACCAACATCATTTCGCTGCTACGCTTTGCCGTTGGTGAGGCCGACGTCCTTGAGCCCTTCCCTGAGGTAGTGAATCGCCGCTTTGGGTCATGGCTGGCCCAGCAGGAGCAGTTGGGGCGAAGGTTTACCCCGGAGCAGAGGGAATGGCTGGAGATGATAAAGCAGCATATCGCCACCTCAGCGAGCATCAGCGTAGAGGACTTTGAGTTAGTACCTTTCTGTGAGAAAGGTGGCGCAGTGAGGGCGAACCGCCTATTTGAGCAACAATTGGACAAGCTCCTGGAAGAGCTCAATGAGGTGCTGGTGGCATGA
- a CDS encoding type II toxin-antitoxin system VapC family toxin: protein MAEPEYKRYVLDSYALIAYFEDEAGSEKVKGLLEQAIGGECALMMSVINLGEVLYIVERERGLPQAQKTLARIAELPINIVDADRYLTFAAAHIKAQCPIAYADCFAAALAQTEEAALLTGDPEFKRAEMDALFPIVWL from the coding sequence TTGGCTGAGCCAGAATATAAGCGTTATGTTCTCGATAGCTATGCTCTCATTGCCTACTTTGAGGATGAAGCAGGTAGCGAAAAGGTGAAAGGGCTTTTGGAGCAAGCTATCGGAGGGGAATGTGCACTCATGATGAGCGTGATAAATTTGGGTGAGGTTCTTTATATTGTAGAGCGGGAAAGAGGACTTCCCCAGGCACAAAAGACACTGGCTCGTATTGCTGAGCTCCCCATAAATATCGTAGATGCTGACCGCTATCTCACCTTTGCCGCCGCTCATATAAAGGCGCAGTGCCCTATCGCCTATGCTGACTGTTTTGCAGCGGCACTCGCTCAGACCGAAGAGGCAGCCTTGCTAACCGGCGACCCTGAATTCAAAAGGGCGGAAATGGATGCCCTGTTCCCCATCGTCTGGCTTTAG
- a CDS encoding AbrB/MazE/SpoVT family DNA-binding domain-containing protein: MNTSTLSSKGWVVIPQELRERYGLRKGDKVHFVEYGGVIAVVPVSKNPVGESAGMLKGETSLVEALLKSRQEDAAKGK; this comes from the coding sequence ATGAATACTTCAACCCTTTCGTCTAAAGGGTGGGTAGTTATCCCCCAAGAGTTAAGGGAGCGCTATGGGCTCAGGAAAGGCGATAAGGTGCATTTTGTCGAATATGGAGGGGTAATTGCTGTAGTGCCTGTCTCCAAAAACCCCGTAGGGGAATCAGCAGGTATGCTAAAGGGTGAAACCTCCCTGGTCGAAGCCCTATTGAAGTCAAGGCAAGAGGATGCCGCCAAAGGAAAGTAA